The stretch of DNA CGAGAAACTGAACGCCCTTCTCGACCGCATCGACGCCGAGGTGGACAATTTTCATGGGAGCCTCGCCCGTTTTGTGAGCCACGGCATTGCCGGACTGATCTGGGGGACGCTCTGCACCGTGATGTTCTGGTGCATCGAGTTTGCGATCGCCTCGGTGATCCTGATGGGTCTGGGTTCGCAGCCGTTCTTTGTCGAGTCGTTCATCGCCCAGATCATCATCGCCCTTTTGATGATGGTCCCCCTGACCCCGGGCGGTTCGGGGATCGCCGAGGTCCTGGCCACCTCGCTCTACGGCATTTTTGTGACCTCCTCGGTTCTCGGTGTGTTTGTGCTGCTGTGGCGGATGGTCTTCTATTATTTCAATATCGTTCTCGGGCTTGCGGCGAGCGTCGGTATCCTCAGGCGCGAGGTGGTGAGGACCGACCGTCGCCGCAACCCTTAACTCCCATGAGGATATCTCCTACCTATGGCTGCCGTGGATGCGGTTGTTCGGGGAGTCTTTTTCACCGCTGCGTCGGGAGGAGCAGTCCCTGCTGTTCTGCTTGATCTTTCCAACGGCAGGTCGCTTCCGATTTATATCGGCCTATGGGAAGCGATCTCAATAAACAACGCATTGAACCACGATCTTCTCCCGAGGCCGGGTACGCATGACCTTTTTGTGGCCATGCTCGATTCCTTCGGGATCAGGGTGACCGCCCTCCAGATCGACGACCTGAGGGACGGCGTTTTTTACGGCCGACTCATCTCGGTCAGAAGCGATACCGAGGAAAGCCTGGACTGCCGGCCGAGCGACGGGATAGCCATCGCTCTTCGCTCAGGCGCCCCGATCAGCGTGGACCTTGAGGTGGCCGAACAGGCAGGGGTGGATGAGGGCTCCCTCCCTGACTGCGTCGATCTCGCCACCTATCTCTCCTGAAGAAAAGGCGTTATTTTCGCCGCGCTGCCAGCTCGGTGAGGATCTCCTCGAACTCGATGCCGGCCGCCCTGAGGGCGATCATGAAGTGAAAGAGGACGTCCGCCCCCTCTTCGATGGTGCGCTGGTCCACGCCGTTCTTGACGGCAAGGATAAACTCGGTCGCCTCCTCTCCGAATTTTTCGAGGGACTTATCGATCCCTTTCCGGTGGGTGAGCACCGAACTCACGTAGGAATCGGGAGAGGGGTGATCGGCCCGATCATTGATGGTCGTCCAGAGTTCTTCGATCATTTCGATGTCTTTCATGTTTCGCTTGCCTCCTCGTGTGCAAGTACGACGTCGCCGATTTCATGGCCGAAGAATCGTTTTACCAGTAACCTGGCCTTCTCTATGGTGCTCCCCCCTTTGCCGATCGCGATCCCGAGGTCAGTTCTTTTTCCGACGACGACGTTGATCTTTCCTCCGGGTTCCGCCTCCAGCGACGTCAGCACCTCGGCAGGCCTGAAGATGTTTGCAATGAATGTTTTCTCGTCCTCGGCGTACTCGACCATCTCGATCCTTCTTCCCAGGACTTTCTGCATCTTTCTGATATTTTCGCCCTTTTTGCCGATGGCAAGGCCCATGTCCCCGGGCTTAATCACATAGATCACGCGGTCGAACCGCTCGTCGATGAGGCAGTCCACGGCTACCGATTTGGTGAGGATCCTCAACTCCTCGATATATCTCCTCTCTTTAAAGCCTATATTTCTGTACATTTCAATATCCCTTTTTATTACGTTTAAGACGCCTTTTTTTCAGGTTTCATGTATGCGCTCGAAACGCTGTTTCATGAGCGATGTGAATATCTATGCGTTAATCTGTGGTTACTCTGTCAGGTATTCTATATAGTATGTGCAGGTTCGGAAAAAAAGGTTGGCAGGATTCCTCTGCCGGTATCTCTGCACTGGCAGGACATTATGCATGAGGGTTGAATGGATTCGAAATGGCATGGAGTCGGTGATATCCCGACGAAGGGTGAGGTTCGGCCGCCCGCCGGATACCACAGGGCCGACATATATTTTTATATTATATATGTCTGTCGGTATTTTTCAGGGGAGGATATGGTGTATGCCTGCGCCTCCACGGTGGATCCTCCCGCTGTTCTCCTTCACGATGACCTCCAGGTCCTCGGTGCAGTGAGAGGGGGCAAGATAGGCGAGAGTTTTCAGCGCTGCACGGTCGGCCTCCGATATGGCGTGGAACCCTCCTATCGCCCCGAAGACCGGTCCGTGCCCTTTGACTGCCTCGATGATCCTGCTGATGTGGGGGTGTGCGCAGCCCGCGACGATCAGGAGGCCCTCAGGTGTCCTGATGGCGAGGGACTGTTCGGGTATGGCGCCGCCGCACGGACCTGTCGATGCGATGCCGTCTTCTATCTCCCGCCACTCTCCAATGACCGTTGCTCTGGCCTGTTCCCTGATGGCGGCCAGTTTCTCCTCTGAAAACCCGGCCGGGACGAAGACCTCGAGGTCGGGATTCTTTCCGAGGACGGCGGAGATTCCGCCGACGTGGTCCCAGTGGTCATGGGAGAGGACGAGCGTTCTGATCTCTGCCGGATCGATGCCGAGTGCCCTGAGGTTTGCGGCGAGCACCCCAGCGTCCCCGCCGGTGTCGAAGAGCAGCGAAGCTCCGGGGATATAGCAGGAAAACCCTTTTGCAGGGGTTAGGGCCGGATCGAAGGGGATGTTGTTGTAGGTCTCGATGATCGTATACATCGAGAAAAGAGGTTTCTGGCCTTGAATAATGGTATCGTTTGAGGAAAAAAAAGGGTTCACCGGCAGAGGTAGGTGATGCTCACCGATGCCGTGACTTTCACCTCGCCGGACTCGATCGGGGTACGCGCCGCCCCGCCCATCTCCATGGCGTCGGCCTTGAGGTAACTGGTGTACATCGGGACATAGGTGCTCCCGATGGAAATGTCTTTGACGCCGGTGATGGTCACGCCTGCTGCTGCGGCGACGACGTCGGCATCGGTGCGCGCCTGTCCGACGGCTCTGGTGAGGGCTTCACTCCTGAACTGCTGCTCTTTTTCCGGGCTGAGCGTGAAATAGAGGCTGTTTACCCTGTTTGCACCGTTTGAAACGGCAATGTCGATAATTTCACCGGCCCTGGTGACGTCGACGAGGGTCACCTGCAGGGTGTTGGTGACATGGTAGATCGTCTTCTGGCCGCCGAAGGGTCTGTCGCCCTCTGACGTCTCTGCCCAGATGTTGTATCCGGTGGTCTTCATGTCTTCGGCAGCGATGCCGGCCGCCTTGAGGGCGCTGTTCACGGTATCCATGATCTGTGCGTTTACTGCCTGGGCGACCTTCGGATCGGCGTCCTGTGTCTCGACGGCGAAGGAGATTACGGCGCGGTCAGGGGTGGTGGTGATCTCGCCGGTCCCTGATGCGTGGATCAACCGCTCGTCGGTGGTGTCTGTGGCGGCGCTGGCGCTCCAGACGCCTGCGGCCAGCAGCACCATCAGAGCGGCGCAGAGAATGAGTGTTCTGGTTCTCATGGTTATCATGCTGTATTCTGCTTGCCCTCTAGAAATATCTTCTCTTGACTTCAAAATAATTCGCAGTTATAATCGCTTTGATTTCGTATCTGGGCGATTATTTCAGTTTTTATCTCCCGTATCCTCCTGGTGGGAAGCAAGGGCTCCGATCAGTCTGGCGATGAAGACTGCCATGAAGAGCGTGCCTGATACCGCCTCGAGGTAGGCAAGTGAACGGGCCGCTGCGGTGAGGGGCGTGATGTCGCCGTAGCCCACGGTGGTGAGGGTGATGAAGCTGAAATACAGGAAATCCGAGAATGCAGGCAGATTTTCGGGTCCGTTGCCGTGATTTATGACGAATGCAGAGATCTCTGATCCTTCTATGGCCATATATGCCGTCGCCCAGGTGATGCCCATCAGAAGATAGACCGAAATGGCGCCGAAGATCATATCGTCGGTCAGACGTCCCCTGATGATGGATCTGATAATCATAACTGTGGTGAACGCATAGAGGAGCATGGAAGAGACGCTCTGTGCGAGCACAAACCCGGCGCTCGTATAGACAAGGATGGCCCAGCCTGTTCCGATCGCCGGTACGGCGAGGATCAGGGCGATGCAGAGGGGGCGTCGCCGGTCGCTTACTGCATAGACGGCGGTGATGAGTGTCGCCGTGGAGAGGAGTTTTAAAAATATCGTGCCGGCAAAACTGCCCTCAAAAAGGGGGTACAGGATGAGGAGGAGGACAAGAGGGAGGGTAAGGATCAGGTATTTTCTTTTCTGGATACGGCTGTGAAGCCGTTCTCCCTTCCTCAACAGTTCGCTCCCTGACATCTTCTTTTTCACCCTGGCCTGGCGCTTTCCTTTGTATCGGAGATCCCCCTTATGTTATGAGGCTTTTTCTGTTTTTCTCCGCGTGAAACTCCTGCATTTGTATCGGCGCCAGAGGATCTGATGGGATTTCTCTCTGATTTCATGGGCTTTTACGGAATATTCCTGTACCCATACAAAAACCTTAATGATGCGGAAAATTCGAGATGTACAGGGGAAATATGGCGAGAAAATCACGCTCGATGGCCGGTGCCGGTGTCTCCTCCTGCGGAACGACGGCCGGGGATGACGGCCGCATTCGGGGAGGGGAGTCTGTCCGGCGTGAGGTGTGCGAGCTCTGCGGTGACCTTTATGCAGTGACCGCCGGGGATGAGGAGATCGGCGGACTCTGTCCGGCATGCCGCCGGAAGGCAGTTCGGATCTGCCCGTACTGCGAACGGCCCTATCGGACCGATGCATGGCCGCACGACCTCTGCCCTGAGTGCTATGAGGAGCAGGAGTGGCGGCAGGGCGCTGAGGGCGACGAATTCGAAGATAATTTCGACCGTCTGGACGACTACTGATCGGGCGCCTTCTTTTTTTCCTGAGGCGTGAAGACCACCCTCAGGTTTGGAAGGATGATATAAACGGTGAATGCGCCGCCCAGGCGGTGACGTTCGGGCTGGTACATACTCAGCCGCATGAACTGCCGTTTGAGTTCGTCCAGCTCCTCACATACGTCCGCTCCTTCCTTTGCCGTTCTCTTTTCAAGGGCTTGTGCGGCCGGGAGAATCTGGTTTTTGAGGATGTTCTGGCGCTCCCTGATGACGCCGGTCAGAAGGATCTGCGAATATTTCCCCTGCAGGTAGCGCACGGTGAAGATCTGAGCCAGCAGAAGCGGGACCACCGGCAGGAAGATCTGGAGCAGGCTGATCCCTTCGAGGTCCATGAGTCGGTTGAAGGTCATCCCGGGCAGGAGCATGGCGGCGATGACCAGGGTACCGGCGATGGCGGTGCCGACACCGATGACGAGGAGGATCGTCACCGCCGATCTGATCCCGCCCCTGATCCCGGCGCTCACGTCATGGCGCAGGTCGATGACGCTCCTGAAAAAACCCGGTGAGTAGGGTTTCATCCGCCAGATTGCCGCATAAAATGCGATGATCGCAATGGACTGGACCGCCACCAGCAGGGCGACCCTGAGCCCGAACAGGCCGGTCGCCGCGCCTGCAAGGGCGATGACGATGTCGACCGAGTAGATCAGCCAGAACGCCGGGGCGAGGGGCTGGCTGTTGATGAAGAAGAGGTTCCAGAATACTTCGGCGATACCGCTGGTGTTGGAGGTGACGGTCCCCTTTAGAGCTCCGATCTCCTTCAACTTCCGGGTGTAGGCCAGAATCTCCTCCCTATTCGGGAGCGGCGATCCGCCTCCACCGGACGGGATGAACATCACGAACGGGTTGACCATGTAGAGGAGGAAACTCGCGACGATCCAGAAGAGGAAAAAATCCGGGAGGATGAGGGCGGGGATGAC from Methanofollis liminatans DSM 4140 encodes:
- a CDS encoding potassium channel family protein, whose protein sequence is MSGSELLRKGERLHSRIQKRKYLILTLPLVLLLILYPLFEGSFAGTIFLKLLSTATLITAVYAVSDRRRPLCIALILAVPAIGTGWAILVYTSAGFVLAQSVSSMLLYAFTTVMIIRSIIRGRLTDDMIFGAISVYLLMGITWATAYMAIEGSEISAFVINHGNGPENLPAFSDFLYFSFITLTTVGYGDITPLTAAARSLAYLEAVSGTLFMAVFIARLIGALASHQEDTGDKN
- a CDS encoding MBL fold metallo-hydrolase — its product is MYTIIETYNNIPFDPALTPAKGFSCYIPGASLLFDTGGDAGVLAANLRALGIDPAEIRTLVLSHDHWDHVGGISAVLGKNPDLEVFVPAGFSEEKLAAIREQARATVIGEWREIEDGIASTGPCGGAIPEQSLAIRTPEGLLIVAGCAHPHISRIIEAVKGHGPVFGAIGGFHAISEADRAALKTLAYLAPSHCTEDLEVIVKENSGRIHRGGAGIHHILP
- a CDS encoding NusA-like transcription termination signal-binding factor, whose amino-acid sequence is MYRNIGFKERRYIEELRILTKSVAVDCLIDERFDRVIYVIKPGDMGLAIGKKGENIRKMQKVLGRRIEMVEYAEDEKTFIANIFRPAEVLTSLEAEPGGKINVVVGKRTDLGIAIGKGGSTIEKARLLVKRFFGHEIGDVVLAHEEASET
- the hisE gene encoding phosphoribosyl-ATP diphosphatase → MKDIEMIEELWTTINDRADHPSPDSYVSSVLTHRKGIDKSLEKFGEEATEFILAVKNGVDQRTIEEGADVLFHFMIALRAAGIEFEEILTELAARRK
- a CDS encoding bifunctional nuclease family protein → MAAVDAVVRGVFFTAASGGAVPAVLLDLSNGRSLPIYIGLWEAISINNALNHDLLPRPGTHDLFVAMLDSFGIRVTALQIDDLRDGVFYGRLISVRSDTEESLDCRPSDGIAIALRSGAPISVDLEVAEQAGVDEGSLPDCVDLATYLS
- a CDS encoding SIMPL domain-containing protein; translated protein: MRTRTLILCAALMVLLAAGVWSASAATDTTDERLIHASGTGEITTTPDRAVISFAVETQDADPKVAQAVNAQIMDTVNSALKAAGIAAEDMKTTGYNIWAETSEGDRPFGGQKTIYHVTNTLQVTLVDVTRAGEIIDIAVSNGANRVNSLYFTLSPEKEQQFRSEALTRAVGQARTDADVVAAAAGVTITGVKDISIGSTYVPMYTSYLKADAMEMGGAARTPIESGEVKVTASVSITYLCR